The following are encoded together in the Holophagales bacterium genome:
- the gatC gene encoding Asp-tRNA(Asn)/Glu-tRNA(Gln) amidotransferase subunit GatC, translated as MKIDRELVRSVARLAALDLADGEDARLAEELTRVVEHFEALRRVPDALLPPLPAPPATPLREDVPSGEPGERAFVAANAPEAAHGHFVVPRVVSRNG; from the coding sequence GTGAAGATCGACCGCGAGCTCGTCCGCAGCGTGGCCCGGCTCGCCGCGCTCGATCTCGCCGACGGGGAAGACGCCCGGCTCGCGGAGGAGCTGACCCGGGTGGTCGAGCACTTCGAGGCCCTGCGACGCGTGCCGGACGCGCTCCTCCCCCCGTTGCCGGCGCCTCCGGCGACGCCACTGCGCGAGGACGTCCCGTCGGGCGAGCCCGGCGAGCGCGCGTTCGTCGCCGCGAACGCGCCGGAGGCCGCGCACGGGCACTTCGTCGTCCCTCGCGTCGTCTCGAGGAACGGATGA
- a CDS encoding N-acetylmuramoyl-L-alanine amidase — MTRSPLRLLALALLLLSRLLGAQEPPKRVDVSEDFSAVLDEGAIVVEVRPLEGESVADFARRVSRDEGAAATLLRLATPPSRTRTILLPYAGLSDETRLAAVRALFPSDARATIGWLHVAVGTEPLASIASWFTGDERLAGRLAELNGLTGRSVTRGTLVKVPVEYLLAPFRDAEPIPDEEPPRLEYGSDAKGKYAVYRLKRKEALYSAVVVRFTGRLHAEDVIQLALDIALRSGIDDVHGIPVGFPVKIPLELLSEEYLPPDDPKTAAREKERAEAALFAAPAKARGLAGVRVVIDAGHGGRDTGTLHHGVWESTYVYDVASRLRKVLLETTRAEVVMMTREPGIGWEVPDRDRLPDRKARVLLTDPPYTLTDPTAGVNLRWYLANAILRRPGPGGRPIPPERTVFLSLHADSLHPSVRGAMAYVPGERFLRSSYGRATPFYRRFREVRDEPVVSFTKKERVLAEGASTSLAEKLIGAFRRRSLPVHQFRPVRTHVIRSGREWVPAVLRYNKIPNRVLFELSNLSNDEDRGLTLTRAFRQQSAEALADGLLAFFGGTGVPEGDAPPPPPEETPVPSANGRPTVVPTVPADPAAGTPAREIAGPWPQIAGPWPRRVEPGPAAAQVRSPTPTPKPTLKQARKPTRKPTRTPTPKRTPRRR, encoded by the coding sequence TTGACGAGGTCCCCCCTCCGGCTCCTCGCCCTGGCGCTGCTGCTCCTTTCGCGTCTCCTCGGCGCGCAGGAGCCGCCGAAGCGGGTCGACGTTTCCGAGGATTTCTCGGCCGTCCTCGACGAAGGCGCGATCGTCGTCGAGGTGCGTCCGCTGGAGGGCGAGTCCGTCGCGGACTTCGCGCGGCGCGTCTCCCGCGACGAGGGGGCGGCCGCGACGCTCCTCAGACTCGCGACGCCCCCGTCGCGGACGCGGACGATCCTGTTGCCCTACGCGGGCCTCTCGGACGAGACCCGGCTCGCGGCCGTCCGCGCCCTCTTTCCTTCGGACGCGCGCGCGACGATCGGCTGGCTGCACGTCGCCGTGGGGACCGAGCCGCTCGCGTCGATCGCCTCCTGGTTCACGGGCGACGAGCGCCTCGCCGGCCGGCTCGCGGAGCTGAACGGCCTGACGGGTCGGTCCGTCACTCGCGGGACCCTGGTGAAGGTGCCGGTCGAGTACCTGCTCGCGCCGTTCCGCGACGCCGAGCCGATTCCCGACGAGGAGCCGCCGCGCCTCGAGTACGGTTCCGACGCGAAGGGGAAGTACGCCGTCTACCGCCTGAAGAGGAAGGAGGCGCTGTACTCCGCCGTCGTCGTGAGGTTCACCGGACGCCTTCACGCCGAGGACGTCATCCAGCTCGCGCTCGACATCGCCCTGCGGTCGGGCATCGACGACGTCCACGGGATTCCCGTCGGATTCCCGGTGAAGATCCCGCTCGAGCTCCTTTCCGAGGAGTACCTCCCGCCGGACGACCCCAAGACCGCGGCGAGGGAGAAGGAGCGGGCCGAGGCGGCTCTCTTCGCCGCTCCCGCGAAGGCCCGGGGTCTCGCCGGAGTGCGCGTCGTCATCGACGCGGGGCACGGCGGCCGCGACACCGGGACTCTTCACCACGGCGTCTGGGAGTCGACCTACGTCTACGACGTCGCCTCGCGCCTTCGGAAGGTCCTCCTCGAGACGACCCGTGCGGAGGTCGTCATGATGACGCGCGAGCCGGGAATCGGCTGGGAGGTTCCGGATCGCGACCGGCTACCGGACCGCAAGGCGCGGGTCCTCCTGACCGATCCTCCCTACACGCTCACGGACCCGACGGCGGGAGTGAACCTCCGGTGGTACCTGGCGAACGCCATACTGAGACGGCCCGGTCCCGGCGGCAGGCCGATCCCGCCGGAGCGCACCGTCTTCCTCTCCCTCCACGCGGACTCGCTCCACCCCTCCGTCCGGGGCGCCATGGCGTACGTCCCGGGCGAGCGCTTCCTGCGCTCGAGCTACGGCCGCGCGACGCCGTTCTACCGGAGGTTCCGCGAGGTGCGCGACGAGCCGGTCGTCTCCTTCACGAAGAAGGAGCGCGTCCTGGCAGAGGGGGCGTCGACCTCGCTGGCCGAGAAGCTGATCGGCGCGTTCCGACGCCGGAGCCTGCCCGTTCACCAGTTCCGGCCGGTGCGGACGCACGTCATCCGTTCGGGGCGGGAATGGGTGCCGGCGGTCCTGCGCTACAACAAGATCCCGAATCGCGTCCTCTTCGAGCTCTCGAACCTCTCGAACGACGAGGATCGCGGGCTCACGCTGACGCGCGCCTTCCGGCAGCAGTCCGCGGAGGCCCTTGCGGACGGGCTCCTGGCTTTCTTCGGTGGGACCGGAGTCCCCGAAGGGGACGCGCCGCCTCCACCGCCAGAGGAGACGCCGGTCCCCTCCGCGAACGGTCGGCCGACGGTCGTCCCGACGGTCCCCGCCGATCCGGCCGCCGGTACGCCCGCGCGCGAGATCGCCGGGCCCTGGCCCCAGATCGCCGGCCCGTGGCCGCGCCGGGTCGAGCCCGGCCCGGCCGCTGCGCAAGTCCGATCGCCGACACCGACGCCGAAGCCGACGCTGAAGCAGGCGCGTAAGCCGACGCGTAAGCCGACGCGTACGCCGACGCCGAAGAGAACACCCCGCCGCCGCTAG
- a CDS encoding tetratricopeptide repeat protein, with amino-acid sequence MQKKISAVLPAAVLVALVAAYLPVLRSGFIWNDHTYVTENATLDGLAGLARIWTDPSANEQYYPLVFTSYWIEKRLWGLHPLGYHLVNVLLHAAGAFLLWRFLRRLALPAAGLAATAFALHPVCVESVAWVTERKNTLSLVLVLLSAHAWRASRDALAAREARQVSKKKRARPEALPLLERPALLYAVALAAFTLALLAKTTASVLPAVLLVLVWWMGGRLRASDVRPLLPFFAVGIALSLHTAWLERTMVRATGDEWAHGLLERVVLAGQTTTFYAAKILWPENLSFIYPRWDPDAGDLRQWLPVLGWTAALAVAGLLARRGRRGPLAGLLLFGGVLFPAMGFFNVYAMRYSWVADHFAYQAVAVAAASVLCGAATLLEPLHARWRRSAVVFASAGLFVLAALTFRQGRAYRNEETLWQHTLERNADCFICLTNYGNLLLEAGKTDEALPLLTRSLAIKPDALPTLLNLARVAEERGRFEEAAYRLRSALAVEPEDGEVRVHLATIYTKAGRLEDAIREYREALRVPSQEDFLAHNGIGVALVRSGRPAEGVEHLRTCVQLRPDYTPCRANLEAVLQAAASR; translated from the coding sequence GTGCAGAAGAAGATCAGCGCGGTCCTTCCGGCAGCGGTTCTCGTCGCGCTCGTCGCCGCGTACCTGCCGGTGCTCCGTTCCGGGTTCATCTGGAACGACCACACGTACGTCACCGAGAACGCGACGCTGGACGGCCTGGCGGGTCTGGCGCGGATCTGGACCGACCCGTCGGCCAACGAGCAGTATTACCCTCTCGTCTTCACGTCCTACTGGATCGAGAAGCGGCTCTGGGGCCTTCACCCGCTCGGGTATCACCTCGTCAACGTCCTGCTCCACGCCGCCGGCGCGTTCCTCCTCTGGCGATTTCTCCGGCGCCTCGCCCTCCCCGCCGCCGGGCTCGCCGCGACGGCCTTCGCGCTGCACCCCGTCTGCGTGGAGTCCGTGGCCTGGGTGACGGAGCGAAAGAACACTCTCTCCCTCGTTCTGGTCCTGCTCTCGGCACACGCCTGGCGCGCGTCGAGGGACGCTCTCGCGGCGCGAGAGGCCCGGCAGGTGTCGAAGAAGAAACGGGCGCGTCCGGAAGCCCTCCCGCTGCTCGAACGGCCGGCCCTGCTCTATGCCGTGGCGCTGGCAGCGTTCACCCTCGCCCTCCTCGCCAAGACGACCGCGAGCGTCCTCCCGGCCGTTCTCCTCGTCCTCGTCTGGTGGATGGGCGGCCGGCTGCGTGCGTCCGACGTGCGGCCCCTGTTGCCGTTCTTCGCGGTCGGCATCGCGCTCTCTCTCCACACGGCCTGGCTGGAGCGGACCATGGTCCGCGCGACCGGGGACGAATGGGCCCACGGCCTCCTGGAGCGCGTCGTCCTCGCCGGGCAGACGACGACGTTCTACGCGGCCAAGATCCTCTGGCCGGAAAACCTCTCCTTCATCTACCCCAGGTGGGACCCCGACGCGGGGGACCTCCGGCAGTGGCTGCCCGTCCTCGGCTGGACGGCCGCGCTCGCGGTCGCAGGGCTGCTCGCGCGCCGGGGACGGCGGGGACCGCTCGCCGGGCTGCTGCTCTTCGGAGGTGTCCTCTTCCCGGCGATGGGGTTCTTCAACGTCTACGCGATGCGGTACTCGTGGGTCGCCGACCACTTCGCCTACCAGGCCGTGGCCGTGGCGGCGGCGAGCGTCCTGTGCGGCGCAGCGACGCTTCTCGAGCCCCTCCACGCGCGATGGCGCCGGTCGGCGGTGGTTTTCGCCTCGGCCGGTCTCTTCGTCCTCGCCGCGCTCACGTTCCGTCAAGGGCGGGCCTACCGGAACGAAGAGACCCTCTGGCAGCACACGCTCGAGAGGAACGCCGACTGCTTCATCTGCCTCACGAACTACGGCAACCTGCTTCTCGAGGCCGGAAAGACCGACGAGGCCCTTCCGCTGCTGACGCGATCCCTGGCGATCAAGCCCGACGCCCTGCCGACTCTCCTGAACCTGGCCCGCGTGGCCGAGGAGCGGGGACGCTTCGAAGAGGCCGCGTACCGCCTCCGGAGCGCACTCGCCGTCGAGCCCGAAGACGGGGAGGTTCGCGTCCACCTCGCCACGATCTACACGAAGGCCGGGCGGCTGGAGGACGCGATCCGGGAATACCGGGAAGCCCTGCGGGTCCCCTCCCAGGAGGACTTCCTGGCGCACAACGGGATCGGCGTCGCTCTGGTGAGGTCCGGCCGGCCCGCGGAGGGCGTGGAGCACCTCCGGACGTGCGTCCAGCTCCGCCCGGACTACACGCCCTGCAGGGCGAACCTCGAGGCGGTTCTCCAGGCCGCCGCCAGCCGCTGA
- a CDS encoding DMT family transporter, translating into MPSPASARSKALLGVVLCVVVWGVNYPATKIAYREFSPLAYTGWRFLIAGALILGWAFRNGAPILPPRGLRRHGFFLAMAGIGIYQPIFAIGIARTSGFAAALMNSVSPLLALLIVAALGYERISRFAVAGTAVAWCGVVGFLVAAHGSVDLGGRSGNLLCLCSAAFWAVYSVASSRLSTRIPHATALATTFAFGIPVLLAYCAPAMRAQDYRGVSALTWVILVLSAVFPLYAAFRLWAHALAVLGVAATTRIGVLVPVVAGISSALWTGERFSGAKVASAAVVLAGLALARLGASRSEPPRASG; encoded by the coding sequence GTGCCCTCACCCGCAAGCGCCCGTTCGAAGGCCCTCCTCGGCGTCGTTCTCTGCGTCGTCGTCTGGGGCGTGAACTACCCGGCGACGAAGATCGCCTACCGCGAGTTCTCGCCGCTCGCCTACACCGGATGGCGGTTCCTCATCGCAGGGGCGCTGATCCTCGGCTGGGCGTTCCGGAACGGCGCGCCGATCCTTCCCCCGCGCGGCCTTCGCCGCCACGGGTTCTTCCTCGCCATGGCCGGCATCGGCATCTACCAGCCGATCTTCGCCATCGGGATCGCCCGGACGAGCGGATTCGCGGCCGCGCTGATGAACTCGGTCTCTCCCCTCCTCGCGCTCCTCATCGTCGCCGCGCTCGGGTACGAGCGCATCTCCCGGTTCGCCGTCGCCGGCACGGCCGTGGCATGGTGCGGGGTGGTGGGGTTCCTCGTGGCCGCTCACGGCTCGGTCGACCTGGGCGGCCGCTCCGGGAATCTCCTCTGTTTGTGCTCCGCGGCCTTCTGGGCCGTCTACAGCGTGGCGTCCTCGCGCCTCTCGACCAGGATCCCGCACGCCACGGCGCTCGCCACGACCTTCGCGTTCGGGATCCCGGTCCTCCTCGCCTACTGCGCGCCCGCGATGCGTGCGCAGGATTACCGCGGCGTGTCGGCCCTGACCTGGGTCATCCTCGTCCTCTCCGCCGTCTTTCCCCTCTATGCCGCCTTCCGGCTCTGGGCGCACGCCCTTGCGGTTCTCGGCGTCGCGGCCACGACCCGGATCGGCGTCCTCGTCCCGGTCGTCGCGGGGATCTCCTCCGCCCTCTGGACCGGGGAACGCTTCTCGGGCGCGAAGGTCGCCTCTGCTGCCGTAGTCCTCGCCGGGCTCGCGCTCGCGCGGCTCGGGGCCTCCCGGTCCGAACCCCCGCGAGCCTCCGGCTAG
- a CDS encoding CCA tRNA nucleotidyltransferase, with amino-acid sequence MKALPDIRAALGRLARRRTIRLARSASAESGVPFLLVGGAVRDALLALPSGDVDLAVAREGAAAFADALALLGGSRAVSIGQSPRRILHVPLGSSSVDIWETDGDPVTDLSRRDFTVNALGVAFPGARLVAPDGALDDLRARRLRLPRAGVLVEDPLRVVRAARFLARLPGFRLDPAALPELRRAAVGLGSIAPERRLSELDAILAAGPIPAALALARLEAWGALEPLLPGLSAASRLRGTRLVRAAEAGASVALLRTLLLSPSGPAPAASALEALRASRRDRRLAQTLLALPRPARAPTRRDAVLLLRRAAPFSLEAVAFSAAARGAAGRTLAFEARRLLSGRGALGRILHPRRPLSAENVARLLGVSGVALGIALASLDEAVAAGEVHDRREARTLLLAGDRRPGRDDRIPPGTV; translated from the coding sequence GTGAAAGCGCTACCCGACATCCGCGCGGCGCTGGGACGCCTCGCGCGCCGCCGGACCATCCGCCTCGCACGGTCCGCGTCGGCGGAGTCGGGCGTGCCGTTCCTCCTCGTCGGAGGCGCGGTCCGCGACGCCCTCCTCGCCCTGCCGTCGGGAGACGTGGACCTCGCGGTGGCACGCGAGGGAGCGGCGGCGTTCGCCGACGCTCTCGCTCTCCTCGGCGGTTCGCGCGCCGTCTCGATCGGGCAGTCACCGCGCCGCATCCTCCACGTTCCGCTCGGCTCATCGTCCGTCGACATCTGGGAAACCGACGGCGACCCCGTCACGGACCTCTCGCGCCGCGATTTCACGGTCAACGCGCTCGGCGTCGCCTTTCCCGGCGCGCGACTCGTCGCACCCGACGGCGCGCTCGACGACCTGCGCGCCCGTCGACTGAGACTTCCGCGGGCCGGAGTCCTCGTCGAGGACCCGCTTCGCGTCGTCCGCGCCGCCCGCTTCCTCGCACGCCTGCCCGGCTTTCGGCTCGACCCCGCGGCGCTTCCCGAGCTGCGCCGCGCGGCCGTGGGCCTCGGCTCCATCGCGCCGGAGCGCCGCCTCTCGGAGCTCGACGCCATCCTCGCGGCGGGTCCCATTCCGGCCGCGCTCGCCCTGGCACGACTCGAGGCGTGGGGGGCGCTCGAACCGCTCCTGCCCGGCCTTTCCGCAGCGTCGCGGCTCCGCGGGACCCGGCTCGTCCGCGCGGCCGAGGCCGGGGCCTCCGTTGCCCTGCTCAGGACGCTCCTCCTTTCGCCATCCGGCCCCGCACCCGCCGCCAGCGCCCTCGAGGCGCTCCGCGCGAGCCGCCGGGACCGCCGCCTCGCGCAGACGCTGCTGGCCCTTCCCCGACCGGCGCGTGCACCCACCCGTCGCGACGCGGTTCTCCTCCTTCGACGGGCCGCCCCGTTCTCCCTGGAGGCCGTCGCCTTCTCCGCCGCGGCGCGGGGTGCGGCGGGGCGGACACTGGCATTCGAGGCGCGTCGCCTCCTCTCCGGGAGGGGGGCCCTCGGCCGGATCCTCCATCCCCGGCGACCCCTCTCTGCCGAGAACGTCGCCCGACTTCTCGGAGTGTCGGGCGTCGCCCTCGGCATCGCGCTCGCGAGCCTCGACGAGGCCGTCGCGGCGGGCGAGGTCCACGACCGGCGCGAGGCCCGGACACTCCTGCTCGCCGGGGACCGCAGACCGGGCCGGGACGACCGGATCCCCCCCGGAACGGTATAA
- the gatA gene encoding Asp-tRNA(Asn)/Glu-tRNA(Gln) amidotransferase subunit GatA: protein MTPDLDRLLDGPAHALAAAVSARGISAREAVEASLARVEQSRALHGAFLHVAPQAALAAADEVDRRTAAGETLPLAGVPLAVKDNINVAGLPSTAGSRILEGFVAADDATCVSRLKAAGCVVVGKTSCDEFGMGSSSETSAWGPVRNPWDLARVPGGSSGGSAAAVAALAVPLAIGTDTGGSVRQPAAFCSLVGVKPTYGRVPRYGLLAYASSLDQAGPLARNVRDAALALAAMSGADPRDSTSLSSAPPDLLGRVGNGARGARIGLLAEAEAPEGGLDADVAAALEVTARLLESAGATLVRVSVPRIALAVAAYYILATAEASSNLARYDGVRYGARREGEGLAGLYRSTRSAGFGPEVKRRILLGTFALSSGYREAWYERAQRVRALLALDFEEAFRSCDAILCPTAPEPAFRIGEKAEDPLAMYLADVFTVPASLAGLPALSVPAGLSRDRLPIGMQLAGPAGSEPLLLALGHEVERAAGEWGRPPGAIR, encoded by the coding sequence ATGACGCCGGACCTCGACCGCCTTCTCGACGGGCCGGCCCACGCGCTGGCGGCCGCGGTCTCTGCCCGCGGGATCTCCGCGCGCGAGGCCGTGGAAGCCTCGCTGGCGCGCGTGGAGCAGAGCCGGGCCCTCCACGGGGCTTTCCTTCACGTCGCACCGCAGGCGGCCCTCGCGGCGGCGGACGAGGTCGACCGGCGGACCGCGGCCGGCGAGACCCTGCCGCTCGCCGGCGTTCCGCTCGCGGTCAAGGACAACATCAACGTGGCCGGCCTCCCGTCGACGGCCGGGTCGAGGATCCTCGAAGGCTTCGTCGCGGCCGACGACGCGACGTGCGTGTCCCGGCTGAAGGCTGCCGGATGCGTCGTCGTCGGCAAGACGAGCTGCGACGAGTTCGGGATGGGTTCCTCGAGCGAGACGTCGGCCTGGGGGCCGGTCCGCAACCCGTGGGATCTCGCTCGCGTTCCCGGCGGCTCGTCGGGCGGGTCGGCCGCGGCCGTGGCGGCCCTCGCGGTACCTCTCGCGATCGGGACGGACACGGGAGGCTCCGTCAGGCAGCCCGCGGCCTTCTGCTCCCTGGTGGGCGTCAAGCCGACGTACGGGCGCGTCCCGCGCTACGGCCTTCTCGCCTACGCCTCCTCGCTCGACCAGGCCGGGCCGCTCGCCCGCAACGTGCGCGACGCGGCGCTCGCTCTCGCCGCGATGTCGGGAGCCGACCCGCGCGATTCCACGTCTCTGTCGTCCGCCCCCCCCGACCTCCTCGGCCGCGTCGGAAACGGTGCCCGGGGAGCGCGCATCGGGCTTCTGGCGGAGGCGGAAGCGCCCGAGGGGGGCCTCGACGCCGACGTCGCCGCGGCGCTCGAGGTGACGGCGCGGCTCCTCGAGTCTGCGGGTGCCACGCTCGTCCGGGTCTCGGTGCCGCGCATCGCGCTCGCGGTCGCCGCGTACTACATCCTCGCGACCGCCGAGGCCTCGTCGAACCTCGCCCGCTACGACGGCGTCCGCTACGGGGCGAGGCGCGAAGGCGAGGGGCTCGCGGGGCTCTACCGCTCGACGCGCTCCGCCGGCTTCGGCCCGGAGGTGAAGCGCCGGATCCTCCTCGGGACGTTCGCGCTCTCGTCGGGCTACCGCGAGGCCTGGTACGAGCGTGCCCAGCGCGTCCGCGCCCTGCTCGCGCTCGACTTCGAGGAGGCCTTTCGCTCGTGCGACGCGATCCTCTGCCCGACGGCGCCCGAGCCGGCGTTCCGGATCGGGGAGAAGGCCGAGGATCCGCTCGCGATGTACCTCGCCGACGTCTTCACCGTGCCGGCGAGCCTCGCGGGGCTCCCGGCGCTCTCGGTCCCCGCCGGGCTCTCGCGAGACCGCCTCCCGATCGGGATGCAGCTCGCGGGACCGGCGGGCTCCGAGCCCCTGCTCCTGGCCCTGGGCCACGAGGTCGAGCGGGCGGCGGGCGAGTGGGGCCGTCCACCGGGCGCGATCCGTTGA
- a CDS encoding PilT/PilU family type 4a pilus ATPase yields MDLTELLKFVTKKEASDLHLKPGRPPLLRINGRLVPLKTDPLTPKEIEEMVLTILTPHQKDKLTANYAVDIGYGIQGLARFRGNIFLQRGSWSAVFRRIPFTIPGVAELHLPDVVNTFCDYPAGLVLVTGPTGSGKSTTLAGIIKGITERHPVHVVTVEDPIEYLFQDNLGSVCQREVGTDTTSFQEALKNAMRQDPDVIMVGEMRDWETMQTAITAAETGHLVFSTLHTNNAAQTIDRIMDSCPNGQQNQVRRQVALVLRAICSMQLIERIDGQGRIAVIEILVNSPKITKLIEEGQTNEILDEIESSVTYYRMQSMNQSLIALLVNGAIDYDKAMQLTADPEDLSLKLRKLFPQIEEKFRGGIMAPTANDFSAITELMDIKKLYEEAEEKWKMRIQEKEDAIVNLESDLQAKDRMIESHTMGSQELEGELQKARQENERIRQEAAARIAQLNDRIKELNSRIMGGSGAAPPGTPQSGFFKR; encoded by the coding sequence ATGGACCTGACCGAACTGTTGAAGTTCGTCACGAAAAAGGAGGCGTCGGACCTCCACCTCAAGCCGGGGCGACCGCCGCTCCTGCGGATCAACGGCCGTCTCGTCCCTCTGAAAACGGACCCTCTCACTCCGAAAGAGATCGAGGAGATGGTCCTCACGATCCTCACGCCCCACCAGAAGGACAAGCTGACGGCGAACTACGCCGTCGACATCGGCTACGGCATCCAGGGGCTGGCGCGCTTCCGCGGCAACATTTTCCTGCAGCGCGGGAGCTGGTCGGCCGTCTTCCGGCGGATCCCGTTCACGATCCCGGGCGTCGCCGAGCTGCACCTGCCCGACGTCGTCAACACGTTCTGCGACTACCCCGCTGGCCTCGTCCTCGTCACCGGACCGACCGGCTCGGGCAAGTCCACGACGCTCGCAGGCATCATCAAGGGCATCACCGAGAGGCACCCGGTCCACGTCGTCACCGTCGAGGACCCGATCGAGTACCTCTTCCAGGACAACCTCGGCTCCGTCTGCCAGCGCGAGGTCGGAACCGACACCACCTCTTTCCAGGAAGCGCTCAAGAACGCGATGCGGCAGGACCCGGACGTCATCATGGTCGGCGAGATGCGCGACTGGGAGACCATGCAGACGGCGATCACGGCCGCCGAGACGGGGCACCTCGTCTTCTCCACCCTCCATACGAACAACGCCGCGCAGACGATCGACCGCATCATGGACAGCTGCCCCAACGGCCAGCAGAACCAGGTCCGGCGTCAGGTCGCCCTGGTCCTGCGCGCGATCTGCTCCATGCAGCTCATCGAGCGGATCGACGGCCAGGGGCGGATCGCGGTGATCGAGATCCTCGTCAACTCCCCGAAGATCACCAAGCTCATCGAGGAAGGGCAGACCAACGAGATCCTCGACGAGATCGAGTCCTCGGTCACCTACTACAGGATGCAGTCGATGAACCAGTCGCTCATCGCGCTCCTCGTGAACGGCGCGATCGACTACGACAAGGCGATGCAGCTGACGGCGGACCCCGAGGACCTCTCCCTCAAGCTCCGCAAGCTCTTCCCCCAGATCGAGGAAAAGTTCCGAGGAGGCATCATGGCCCCGACCGCAAACGACTTCTCCGCCATCACGGAGCTGATGGACATCAAGAAGCTCTACGAGGAGGCGGAAGAGAAGTGGAAGATGCGCATCCAGGAGAAGGAGGATGCGATCGTCAACCTCGAGTCCGACCTCCAGGCCAAGGACCGGATGATCGAGTCACACACGATGGGGAGCCAGGAGCTCGAGGGCGAGCTGCAGAAGGCCCGCCAGGAGAACGAGCGGATCCGCCAGGAGGCCGCCGCGCGCATCGCCCAGCTCAACGACCGGATCAAGGAGCTCAACAGCCGGATCATGGGCGGCTCGGGAGCGGCCCCGCCGGGAACGCCGCAGTCGGGCTTCTTCAAGCGGTAG